TTCAAAAATTAGATCCAAAGAAAAATTATTACATCTATTGTAAATCTGGCGTTCGTGCAAAATTAGCAACAGAAAAAATGCAAGAAAAAGGGTTCAGTAATGCAAACAATTTCAAGGATGGAATGTCAACTTACAAAGGAACTGTAGCAAAATAATGGAAGGATTTCGTCCCGAAATATTAAAAGAAATTGTCACAACTAAAATGCCTTTCGGTAAATACGAAGGGCGTATGTTGTGCGATTTACCTGTATCTTATCTTGAATGGTTTGTAGGAAAAGGTGGATTTCCGAAAGGAAAATTAGGCGTTTTATTATCGACTGTTTACGAAATAAAATTAAACGGATTAGAAGACATTATCTACGAATTGAAACGTCAATTTGGTTCAACTTCCCATTCATAAAAATTCGCATCATCGCGCAGTATAAATCCAGCACTTGGATACAACGAATTACCAATCTCATTTGTAACACTGGTTTCTAACAACATCGCACAAGCATCAGTTTTTCTGCATAATTTTTTTGCTTGATCAATCAATTCTCTTGAAAAACCTTGACCTCTAAATTCAGGCGAAACAAATAAATCATTCAACATCCAAAAACGTTTCATTCGAGTAGATGAAAATAAAGGATACAATTGTACAAAGCCAACTGCATTCTCTTTTTCGTCAAAAGCCAAATAAATCACCGATTCGTTATTGGCAATTCTCTCTAACAAAAATTCTTTTGCACCTTCAACATCACTTTCTTTATCATAAAATTGGCGATAGGCATCAAATAATGGTGCTAATGTTTGTAAATCATTTATTGTAGC
This portion of the Empedobacter stercoris genome encodes:
- a CDS encoding DUF3820 family protein, which produces MEGFRPEILKEIVTTKMPFGKYEGRMLCDLPVSYLEWFVGKGGFPKGKLGVLLSTVYEIKLNGLEDIIYELKRQFGSTSHS
- a CDS encoding GNAT family N-acetyltransferase, encoding MTKQATINDLQTLAPLFDAYRQFYDKESDVEGAKEFLLERIANNESVIYLAFDEKENAVGFVQLYPLFSSTRMKRFWMLNDLFVSPEFRGQGFSRELIDQAKKLCRKTDACAMLLETSVTNEIGNSLYPSAGFILRDDANFYEWEVEPN